The genomic interval GGGATATCCGCACAAGAGATATTATGGCGGGTGCGAATTTGTCGATATCGCCGAGGATCTAGCGAGAGATCGGGCAAAACAGCTATTCGGTTGCGAGCACGCTAATGTCCAACCGCATTCCGGCTCTCAGGCAAATATGGCAGTCTATTTCAGCGTACTGGAGCCGGGTGACACCGTTATGGGACTAGATTTGTCACACGGCGGTCATCTCACGCATGGACATCCTATAAACTTCTCCGGTAAGCTGTATAATTTCATCGGCTATCAAGTTGACAAAGAAACAGAAGTTATCGATTACGATGCTCTCGCCGTGCAGGCAGAAGAGGTCAAGCCGAAGATGATCGTGACCGGCGCCTCGGCGTACCCGAGAATCATAGACTTCAAGCGCTTTGGAGAAATTGCGGAATCTGTCGGTGCCTATCTGATGGTCGATATCGCTCACATCGCCGGATTGGTTGCAACCGGACTGCACCCGTCGCCGATACCATATGCGGACTTTGTGACTACGACAACTCACAAGACTCTTCGCGGACCGCGCGGCGGCATGGTGATGTGCAAGGAGAAGTATGCTGAGGATCTTGACAGAACCGTGATGCCCGGTATTCAGGGCGGTCCGTTGATGCACGTAATCGCCGCGAAGGCGGTCGCGTTTCATGAGGCGCTGCAACCTGGCTTCAAGGCCTATCAACAGCAAATCATCAAGAATGCAGCAGCGATGGCCAATGAGTTCGTGAAGCTCGGTCAGAGGGTGGTAACCGGTGGCACGGATACGCATCTGATGCTCCTCTCTTTC from Candidatus Zixiibacteriota bacterium carries:
- a CDS encoding serine hydroxymethyltransferase, with amino-acid sequence MSYLKDSDPEIYEAIFGETRRQNEKIELIASENFVSPAVLEAAGGVMTNKYAEGYPHKRYYGGCEFVDIAEDLARDRAKQLFGCEHANVQPHSGSQANMAVYFSVLEPGDTVMGLDLSHGGHLTHGHPINFSGKLYNFIGYQVDKETEVIDYDALAVQAEEVKPKMIVTGASAYPRIIDFKRFGEIAESVGAYLMVDIAHIAGLVATGLHPSPIPYADFVTTTTHKTLRGPRGGMVMCKEKYAEDLDRTVMPGIQGGPLMHVIAAKAVAFHEALQPGFKAYQQQIIKNAAAMANEFVKLGQRVVTGGTDTHLMLLSFLDREYSGKKVEKGLDEANITTNKNTVPFDTRKPFVTSGVRIGTPAVTTRGMKEDEMLSIAALIDRVINNLGNEEVYTEVREEVKKLCDRFPLYPELMEAYRIG